The genomic stretch GCTTAAGAGCTTCGCTTATTTTTTCTAGATTTCCAAAATAATTTTTTCTGGAAAAGGCCAGATATGTGTCTGATTTAGAGTATATTATAGGCATACCTGTTTCTGGGCCACTGATAGGTTCTATTTTGTCCAGCAATCCATTATCCTTCAAGGATTTCATTACAGGGTAATAGTCTCCGAAAAAAATATCCAGACGTCCTGCAAGTAATTTTTTTATATTTAAATCAATGTCTTTTACCATTTCAACACATCTGAACTTATCAGATTCAATGGCATTTGTTACTTCTTTACCATAGTAGTAACCGCGGCCGATTCCAACATTAAGCATAGTTGCAGATGAAAAGTCCTTGTTAAGAAAAGTTGATGATCCTACCCGTCTGAATGCAACGACTTTTTCGGTTATAAGAACTACATCAGGATAGACCAGATATTCCGCTCTTTCTCTTGTAAGCCCTGCATTAAATATAGCGTCAGCTGTACCTTTTCTGGCCATACTTAAAGCTCTTTTCCATGGCACAATCTTTAATTTTACTCTAAATCCAGCACGTCTGGCGGCTTCTTTGACTATATCAACAAGAAAACCTTTGAGGATATCGTGCTCAAGGTATGCTTGCGGAGTATTATCAAGTGTTACAATAGTAAGCTCTCTTGCCTGCGTTATACAGGGGGATAGTAAAAGAAATATGGTAAGTACTAGGTATTTAAACATTTTTTCTCCATATAGTGATCCTGCGTAGCTTTGAAAAAAGATATAAATTGCAGATGGTTATTTTCAGATAGCTACCAACCGTTAATATAACCACAATCTGCAATTGATTCAAAGATTATTTAATCTCCTCAAGTTTTTATTATGCGTAGAGGCTTTGATGCAAGCATTGCTACAATTTTCATAAAATATCTGCTAAGAGGAATAGGTATAGGTTTTAACATTTAGCTAATACTAAGATTAAGGTCTGGAGGAAAATATGTTCAAAAAAATGGCTGTGGGCTTTTGGCTAATGATAGCAGTAACTTTTATATTTCCTCATACCGGCATAGCAAAAGATCTTATCCGCTTGATAAACCGCCATTCCTATCTAGATTCTCGGCATATTTATGAAAATAAAATCCTGACCATGGCGCTTGAGAAAACAAGAGATAACTTTGGAGATTTTGCAATTGAAACGACAATCTCTGATGCACAACGGGAACGCCTTTTTAAGGAATTGCTCAAAGGGAAGAAATTGAATCTCTATGTCGCACCAACTCAGGAGAAATGGGAGGAAGAATTAATACCGATACGTATTCCTGTATTGAAAGGAATTTTAGGTTACCGCCTTTTCCTTATCCGAAAACAGGATATAGAAAGATTTTCATCAATCAAATCAGTTGAAGAGTTGAAAAAATTAAGAGTGGGACTTAATAGGCACTGGAGTACGACCAAGGTTATGGAGGGGCTTGACTTTAATGTCGTAAGAGGAGGTGCTTACGCAGGGCTGTTTAAGATGCTTCTGTATGATCGGTTTGACTATTTCCCAAGAGGGGTAAGTGAGATCTTTGCTGAATATGAAAGCAGGAATCTGCTTATGCCTGATCTGGCAATTGAACCGGGTATTGCATTGTACTTACCACAGCCTGTATATTTTTTTGTTTCGCCCATGTATCCACGACTGGCGAAGAGGATTAAAAGTGGACTGGAAATAATGCTTAAAGATGGAAGTTTTGATAAATTATTCTGGGAATATAATTCATCAAATCTTGGCAAAGCTGATCTTAAAAATCGAATGATCATTGCCGTAGATAACCCTTTTCTGTCCCCGGAAACACCATTTGAACGAAAAGAATTATGGTTTAATCCGCTTAAAGCGCATGAAAATTAGCTGAATTATGTATTTTTGACAAAATAAATACTTACATAAATTGCTCCAAAGAAGAGGGTAGGTCAATGTTTGCTTCTACCCTCGGGTAGATAACTATCTTTAATATATTAAAGTTT from Maridesulfovibrio zosterae DSM 11974 encodes the following:
- a CDS encoding substrate-binding periplasmic protein, translated to MFKYLVLTIFLLLSPCITQARELTIVTLDNTPQAYLEHDILKGFLVDIVKEAARRAGFRVKLKIVPWKRALSMARKGTADAIFNAGLTRERAEYLVYPDVVLITEKVVAFRRVGSSTFLNKDFSSATMLNVGIGRGYYYGKEVTNAIESDKFRCVEMVKDIDLNIKKLLAGRLDIFFGDYYPVMKSLKDNGLLDKIEPISGPETGMPIIYSKSDTYLAFSRKNYFGNLEKISEALKQIKQDGTYEAIVHKYIPIGKTNF